The nucleotide window ATATGTCCGTCTTGCCTCCCTTGTGCGTCAATATCCTCAATTTCATGACAAGGAAGCCCGATACATTGATATTGGAGTGATGTTATTGTCGTTAAAGTCGGGGGATAATTTAGGGGAAACTCAAATAATTTTGACCCAAAGCGATCGGGTTAAACAATGGCATCAAGAATTGCCAAGAGAAGCTTATCTTAAGATAGCTAGAGAATACATTCGACAGATTACAAATAGGGCTACTGAACTCATCGAGGAACATCATTCTAACCCAAAAAGTGCCCAATTAGAGCGATAACCGCCAATAATTTATTTTCTGGGATTAATTAATGATAATTAATGATCATCAAGAGAATTGTTAACTAATGCTTATCAAAAGGATTTAATTGATATGAATTAGAGCCTAGTGTTTTAAAATAAAACAAATGTATTATTTATTATCCTTTGTTAAATTTTACTATGTTTCCTAAACAAAATATTGTTGCTTTCATCCATGCTTTACAACTAGCTTCAATGCCTTTTTCTGCCACAATTGGGTTAGTTATCTTCGGAATGTTAACCGCCCCTCCCAGGGCAAACGCATCTAATTTTAAAAGTAGGACGGGATAACGAGTTTAGCGATTACTGAACATTTGTACTTAAAAAAAATCTTTACTGGCTCAAGGGTCTGAGATTTGGATGCGTTTGCCCTGATTTGGCTATCCCTGTGAATATACTGAATTCAAAATTAAAATTCAGAATTTTGAGCGTTACAATACTGCCTCGCTTCTTGTTCTAACTTAGCGATTTTTTGCCACCATCCTATCATCTGATATTGCCGTTTTTTCTGGTCTTTTTCTGAAGGAAAAGGAAGTCCTCTGTTAGAGTTATATTGATTATGTGAGCGAGATAGACCTTGAAAATAAGTAATTCCTTCATTAGGATAGATCCCGTTTTTCCTTAGCCATTCTTCACAATAACGTTGCCAGCAAAATACATGATCATGAGTTTCTCCTCCTTGCAACGATCGTAAACGCTTGACAGATAACTGAGAAGACTGAAAAAGTTCTTTCTCAATTTTATCATTAGCTTCAAATAAGCGTGTTTCACTTCCCGAACCTCGAAAAAATTCAACTATATATCTATCTCCAAAGTCAAAAATACAAATTTCAGTAGGTTCGCTGTTATCTTGAACTAAAATACTGACATCTTCATGGTGAAATTCATTTTTTAAAACTTCTGCTGAAGATGGACTCAGAAGAATACGAAGGCGTTGAAAGCGATCGCTGTAATTAGCCCAAAAACCCTTTCTTTTTTTTAGCTGGTTTTGTTCCCATGTTTCTAGAGGAAGACGTGATATAAGTAAATTAATTAACTTTTTAAAATCTTGGTAATTAACTGCTCCGATCCACTTGCGTAAGGCAGCTTTAGCCTCAGATGAAAGTTCAGACCATCTAGAATTCGTAGTAGTTGAACCATAATTTTTAGATAACCAAGCTATCAGATTAGGATATTTACCTCCTACTTTTGAAGAAACTTTAGATAGTAGTTTCTCCACTTCTTCCTTTTGCTGACTCTTGGTCATTTTATCAAAACAAGTCAGCAGCCAATCAACTTGTTCTTTTTGAACAGACTGAATATTTGAAATAAACTGAACGGTAACATAGCTTAAAGCTTGTCCGACGAGAGGAAGTTGAGGGAAGAGTTGATACCTGGCTAAAAGCTGATCTGGAGAAAGTAAATGCTGCCAACTTAAATGAGCGATATCTTTAGGTGAGTTTTGCCTAATAAAACTGAGAATTTTTAAGGCTATTTTATCTTCTTCATCCTGTGTCTGGAAACTAGAAAAACTATTAACTAATGAGGAAGCTAAACAGTTTTGGGTCTGATCACTGTAAAACAAAGCTAATCGCCAAAATAGGCGATGTTTTAGCCAAGAGTTTTGTTGAGCTATTCGCCAAATCATCTCAGAAGTTGTTTGACTTTTATGAGGATATTGCTTATCCCAACTTTCTTTAATGTAAATGCAATAGATCCACTCTAGGGCACTAATTTGTTCTGCTTGACCGTTTTCTATGTCTAAAACAATTTCATGAATAGTACGAAATGAAAGCTCTGAGTTAGATAAGATATCCTTAGGTAATTCGGCATTAAGATTAGCTTTACAACTGCTGATATTGTGAACTTTTAATAACTCTGTTGCTTGAATTTGAAAAACTTCAGGTAAATTAAAACTTGGATAGAAACCTTTCATGTGACTTTTAAAATTACCTCTATTTATTTCAATAATTCCGTCAAATTTTCTCGTCGAAATTCAAAGCGGAACATAACTTTGCGATCGCTCGGATTATCTGTTTGTTGTTCGGCATCAATCTCACCCCGACCCGATGCGAGGAGTTTCTTTTGAAATTTTTCCTTAGTAGGAAAATTTATCTCATCAGAAAAAATATAATCTGATACAGATAAAGCTCTCCTTAAACTGAGTTCCATATTATCTGAATCTGATCCTTTAGAACTGGTGTGCCCCTCAATAATAACTCTAATAATTTGTTGATCCAATAATGTATTTGAAAAGATATGTTGACTATAGATAGGGATGAATTGTTGAAGAAACTGTTTACCTTCGGGTTTTAATGAAGCACTTCCTTCATCAAAGAGAATTCGGTTATCGAGACTGACATCTCCTGTTTCGGGATGTACAATTATCCCACTATTGGGAATTGTCTCATTTAAGGCTTTAATAATTTTAACCGGTAATTGATCAATTGCTTCTTTGTATTTTTGTAGTTCGTCTTGCTTATGCAGTAATTGAACTTGAGCCGTAATAAATAATAGGGCAAAAAACATCAATAAACTAGACATCAAATCCCCAATAGATAACCAAACTCCAGAGTCTTGTTCCTCTAACTCTTCTGCATCGATTTCATAATCAGGAAAGTTAGCCATTATTGATTACTCTCCTTGCCATTATTTGTATAACTTTTCATATTTAAGTCATCAGCAGCAGCGACTAAATATTTAGCGACATCCATCAAGCTATAAGACGTTTTATTCAGTTGTTGACACCATTGAGCAGTTGCTTGATCTGCTTCTTTAAAGCTATAACTATAAGATTCCTGTGCTTGTTTTAAATAGTTGTTGAGTTGCTCGTTACTTAGTCGCAACGTTTCCGAAAATTGATCAGTCATAGCTTGATAAGCTTTTTCTACTCGATGTGCTTCATTGCCAATAGTACGAGCAAGTTCTTGTAATTGTCCTAAGCGCTCACTAGAATTCATCCCAATAGCACTGGCTAAATTATTGACGACTTGAACAGTTTTTTGAATCTTGTCTAAACTTTCATCGAGTTGTTCTGTCATTTGCTGTCGCTTTATGGCTTCTTCATTGAAAGTATCTTGTAAATTAGTAACGACTTGACTGAGTCCTTCTCTTTGTTGACCTAATGTTTCATTGAGTAAGTTATTTTGTTCGCTAAAAAACTCTTGTAAAGCAGACTGATAGTTAAGCCGGAATTGTTCTAACTCTTGCTGTACAGTTTGGCGCGTATTTTGCAGCATTTGATCGATATTGCCTAGTGTACCGAGAAGATTTTCTTTTGCCTCACTCATCAGACTAGAAGCTCTTTCCCAACCGTTAATAATGTTTCAGATTGATTATGGAAAGCTTCTTGAGCTTTGGTTAAAATTCCCTCGGTAGAAGCATGAACTTTGTCAAGCATTTTTTCTTGTTGTTGGGCTTGGGTATCGAGTGCTTGTTGTAAGTCCTCACGAATTCCTCGGAAGGTACTCGCCGCTTGAGTAGCACTCTCTTTAAAAGCCGTTCGTTGGGCTTCCATTCCTTCTATGCTGGTATCTACTGCCTGTTTAATTTCTACAGCCACTTGCTCCATCACGCCTTGGGTATCGGTACGGAATTGAGCGAGAATCGATTGTAAATTCGTGGCAAATTGTTGAAGTTGAATGAGGGTATCCTGCTGAAAGGTTTGAATTGTCTGGACCGCACCGGCTAGACTTTGAGCTATTTCTCCTAATTCATCTTTAAGTTCTCGAACTGCATCCGAGGCTTGTGCGGTCAATTGGGCACTTTGATCTAATTGAGTGACAACCGGATCGATTAATTCAGTCCGTAGTTGTTGAACTAATAATTCTACCGTTGAACCTTGAACTTTTTGGAGTTCTCGAATAGCTTTTATGTCCTCAGTAACGGGAGTTAAATAAGGTTTAAATGCTTCGGCGATCGCTTCTGGTGTGAGTTGAGATTTTTCTGAAGCGCTTTTGTCTTTGGTGGCTTCATCATTAGTCCTAGGGTTCATACGAGATAAAAGCCGCTCAGAAGTATTTAAGAAAGCTACATTACTCAAATCCTTCCGTAAATTATTACGATGGTTTTGCCGAATATTTCCTCCCATAGCTAAACAAAACATGAAAAGAATAGAGGTAGACATACCCCATAAGGACGTGACAAAAGCTAACTTCATCCCAGAAAGTAGCTCGGTACTAGCCCTCAATAAAGAGCCTGCATCCCTCATATTGTTTAAATCAACCCCTTGCAACCCTATAAAAATTCCTAAGAACGTTCCCAAAACACCAAGAGCAGTTAGTAAAGTTGGGGCATAATAGACAGGACTGCGGGGAACCGGTTTACTTAAAACACTAGGATAGGAAAGTAAAACGAAATGGTTTTGTTCTATCTTAGGTATAAAACTATTATTTTGAACCTGACCATCAAGATGTTTAAATAGCCATAATAATATTTCTCCTTCAGGTTTTAATATTTTTTCATTTTTTTTTGATTTTAATAAATAGTCAATAGCTTCTTTAGTTGATTTACATTCCTTTTTGTAGTTAAAAATAGCTAGACATTCTATAACCCCTAAGACAACTGCTGCGACAATGATAACCCACACACAGACTACAGAAAGAGGGTCTGAGGGAAAGATTGGTATAATCCCTTTAGATGTCGTCAATAAATTGTTCATATTGTCTAATCCTGTTGCTAAAAAAAGAGTAAGAATGTTATTTGACAAATGCTTCTAATTCTTTCGGTGAAAGCCTTGCCTGTGCTACTCTAACCGGAAGATGAGCGGCATTTGTCGACTGATCAACAGGTTCGACAAGCAGTAACCCATAGAGAGGTTCATCACTTTCTGCTGTTGTATCTTCAACTAAATAAACTTTTTGGGGTGCATAGCTACGTAACAGCCGAATCTGTAAGTCGGTTTTGAGATCTCTAAGAGAAATGGTTAGGGGTGAACTGAATTCAAAAAGCTTTTGCGCTTCTTTCCAAGCGCGATTAACTGCGGTAATTTCTTGAATAAGCTGTCCAAGGGCGGGCTTAAGCAGTTCCATAAAGGGTGACAATGAAATGCTCTATTAGTATGCCCATCCATAAAACAAAAATTAACATTCTTAAAAATTTTTTTTTGAGCAGATGGGGTGTAAGGAGGCTAGGACAAAAGTATTTAAAGTTTAAGACATTTAACCAGTAAGGATTTTATCAATTTTTTACAGATCAGGTTGGTCACTTATTTAAACTTTAAGGTTGAGAGCCGGACGTTTTTATTTTACCGGCTTTCTAGCTATTAGATGCGTTAGCCCTGCCGCCCCTCCCAGTGAGCAAAAAATTCCAGAAACCGTATCAGAAATGTTACCAGCCGCAGAAAGTAAAGCGATTTTTGGAGAATATGATGAAGCTATTTCTCTGTACGACAAAATTATTACCCTTTCACCCGAACCGTTAATTTTAGCTAGTGCCTATTGGGGAAGGGGTGCAACTCGTATGAAACATTTTACTGGCATCAATACCAGGGTGCGAACATTAAGACTAAAAATACAAAGTGATAAGAGTTTTACCGATGAGTATCAAACGACTCAAAAAGAGGCTCAAACTTTATTGAATCAAGGAGTTGAGGATCATTTAAAAGCAGCAAAAGTTGCCCAAGAGTCAGGATTAAAAGCCTGTAGTCAAGAAATCCGTGAAATACTGCCTCAACTGCCTGGAGGAATGGTACGTTACAACAATCCTTATGATGTTTATTTGAAACGAACTCTACCACGCTGTTAATTGTTAACTTATAGCTTAATCCAATTTAGGATTAATGAGTTATGATGACAGAAGGATTAAAAAAAACAAGAAATTTATCGATAAACCAGAAAATAAGGACAAAATAATGGGCGTTAAAGATTATCCCTTGGCTCAAGAATTGATTACAGATTCTCAAGGTCAAATCCTAAAAGTAGTTATCAATTTTCAGGACTATGAACGTATTATTGAAGCCATTGAAGATGAAGGACTCTATCGCGCCATGATGAAAGTTAAGGATGAAACTCCCTTGAGTATTGAAGAAGCATTAGCCGAATTAGAACAACAATGAAAACTGAGTATCTTCAGCTAAGGTATGAGCAAAAATTTGTCACAACATCACCACTCGGTTTAAAACTTTGCATTTTAAAATATAAAAGCACATCTAATTTATCTTCGTGCCTTACATGGTTTCATCAGAACTAATCGCGTCGTTGCGCTCACTCAGCCGTGCCGACAAATTCTACGTCATGCAAGTTTTAATCTCCGATCTAGCCCAACAAGAAACGGAGCTAGTCAAACCCGACCAGTCTTATCCTGTGTGGTCGCCTCATAACGCAACTGAAGCAGCAAATACGCTGTTAGAAGTGTTAAAAGCGGCTAAATCTCAAGACCATGTGTGAAGCTCAAAAATATTCATTTGTTTCTGGTGATGCTGCATTAGGCGAAGCTAGTTTTAGCCCTTACTTACCCCTTACGTTGGTTTATCAACAAAGTTCCGTTACTGCAACTGGCCTGTTGGACACTGGAGCCAGTGTCAATGTGCTTCCCTATTTGTTGGGCGTTGAGCTTGGATACGAATGGGAAAGGCAAACAACAGCAGTGAATTTGACGGGAAATTTAGCCCAATACGAAGCGCGTGCGGTACTTGTTCAAGCTTTTGTTGGGCAGTTTGACCCTGTACAACTGGTATTAGCTTGGACAAAAGCTACAAATGTACCGCTTATTTTAGGACAAGTCAATTTCTTTATGGAGTTTGATGTTTGTTTCTATCGTTCCCAGTTGCAATTTGAAATACGTCCAAAAACCTGATCTTTAGAGTAAAATAATGCGCTTGTATCGGTTAATCTGCCGATAGATTAGTCGGGTGAAGTCTTCATTTATTAAAAATCATGATTACCCCAAATTACTTAGAAACGATGGCTCTATATAACAAATGGCAGAACGAGAACCTTTTCAAAATGTGTGATGAGTTGGGTGATGAGCAACTCCATTTGAACAGGAAAATGTTTTTTGATTCAATTTTTAAAACTCTTAATCACATTATCAATGTAGATGAAACTATTCATTTTTTGATTCATCACTCAACCCTTCCCAAATTCGAGCCAAACTTGATTCTTTATAGTAGGTATAGTGAATTAACATCTGCACGTTTTAACTTTGATCAAAAACTGGTTAAAGAAGCTCAAGAATGTTCTCAGGTGTGGCTCGACGAGAATCTCCAATTTTGGAGTGAGAGATTGAATAGAAATAGAAAGGTAGCCAGAGGCTTCTTTTATGTGCAGATGTTTAACCATCAAACACATCATAGAAGTCAAATTACATCAGAGCTATACAAAATAGGGATTGATTATGGAAGCACAGATCTTCCCTACAATCCTTACTACGAATTTTAAATTTGACCCCAATGACAGGCTAATATCAAACAATGTTTGCTCACAACATCGCCGCAAAAAGTTCACTTTCCTCGCCCTTATTTTTCCCACCTGGAAACATATTTTGAGCCAGTTGATAACGCGCAGCCAAATCCTCACCAGTAATGGGAGTTTGTGTGCTACGTCCTTGTAAACCACCTCTAACTTTATCCCAACGAGTCTCTGACCATTTCAAAATAGTCTGATAATCATTACTTAAATCAATTGATTCTAAAAGCGGTATGTAAGCAGACTTTCCCCGTTTAAAATGAGGATTGAGTAGAATACAGCGCCCCGTAGGTAATTGTAAAAAATCTGAAGCCTCAAAAAGGGGTTTAGTTTGAATTTGTTCAGAAATATTGGTACTAGCTTTGCCTCCACTTCTGCCCTTACTTTTCTGTTTAAACTTGACCTCTTTAAGACCCAAATAATCAGAAAACAATTTAGCCGAATCTTGATCTTGTGGGTTAAAAATTATCTTAGTAGCACAGCCCCCAATAATCGCCCTAGCCAAATCTTCACCGTACATTTTTTCCATTTGTACCAAGTTTTGAAAGCCTAAAACTGTACACAAACCATCTTCCCTATTCTCATTTAACCAATGATGAAGCCCTGGTAAATAAAGAGTAGGAACTTCATCGGCGAGTAAAAACAAAGGATCAGAACGTTTTCGAGAAACATTTCTATTAACTAATAAATGTAAAATAGCAGCAATTAAAGGAGCAAGAACATCCCGTTTTTCCCTGTCCAATCCTAACACTAACATTTGCTTTCCTTCTAGAAAAGTTGGAATTGTAGTCTGACCACAAAAAGCCGGTAAAACATCAGCTTTCATGAAGCGAGTAAAATTAATGTTAGCCGTTGCCAGAATAGAACTAACCGTCTTTTCCGATTGGGCACTGGAAATTAATTGCCCAAAACTGGCTAAAACCCAAGGATTTAGTTTATCCTTCTGCTTGATTATCTGTTGAGCCAAATCAGTACGACTGGCCAAAGCCTGACACATCATCAAATCAGGAAACTCAGTCCCCCTAGCCAACATCATAATCGCTTCGGTCACTTGATCCCCGGCAGGGCCAAAAAAACCATCCTCGGAGGTTTGCCCGGAACGCTTAAAATTTTGGTTCATCACCTCGGCAAACTGTCGCGCCATCATCGAATCGGTATCATCCTTGAGAAACTCCAAAGGATTGCAAACTTCCGATTCCGAATAGCCAGGGGCGAAAATATGCAGTTTGTAGCCATTTTTAACCGCATAAGCAGCCAGACGGGAAGTTTGAGTCGGAAACTTAAAATCCCATAAAATCATGGGGAATCCCTGTTCAATGACAGAAATAGCCACTTGATCAATAACAGAAACCGTCTTACCCGTTCCAGGCGCACCGAGAACCGCCGTACCCCTTTGAGCATCGGGAAGGTAGAGGGGGGATTTGCCGAGAGGATTTTGAGTCGGAGTTCCCACCCAAACCGAAACCGCATTCTTTTTCTTGTGGCGCATCTGTTTGAGGGCAACCCGTTTGGCGGCTGATTTTTCCGAACGTCCCCCAAAGTAACCCTTGGCCAATTTACCCTTCTTACCCCCAGTCTTACCCATCAAGGCAAGTAACCCAACAAATCCGAGACAAGCAAGGAGCATCATCCCCTGTCCAGGAGAGATAGAGCGAGACATATTATCGAAAGCACGAGCAAAAGGATCGTCAGCCGGTTTAACAGCAATATAATGATTATTCATGGAATTAAGAAGTTAAAAAGAATCGATAAGACAATGGGAAATGGGATAAAAGCAACCCGGCTTAAAAAGGAAACGGCCACTTGAGGGGTCAACTCGCGCTCAAGATACTGAAGAAATAAAATGATACTGACCCCAAAGATTGCCAGTCCCGTTTTGAAAAGGATGTAAGCTAGATGCCACCAACGCCACAACCACCAGCCAAACAGGAAAAGTATCGCAGAGGAAATGAACAAAGACCGTTTGCCCAACTCCCAGACAGTCCGCTCCTGTTGACAAACCTTGAAGCGAGAGATGAGTGAGGCCATAATGCTTGCGCTCGCCACTGATAAGAGAAAAAGTTCCCAAGGGGCGATCTCAAAATAACGCAGTAAAATCAGTCCCCCATAAAACAAGCCACACTCGGTCAACGTTCGTAGGGCAGATAAAAGGGATGATTTTCGCAACACTAAGGGAATAAGTCCACCAATTTTAGATTTCATCGACACAATCCTCATCCAATTTCAGCTTGAGACTGTCTGGTTTTGCCTAGCTCCAACTGACGGTCGACAGCCTGGAATTTTTCAACATCCCTTTGGGAAAGAGAACCCTTAAGCTCTCCATTTTTAAGGCTCAAAATAGTTCCCCGTCCGTCAAGAGCCGTGACCGTTAAATCTCGACCCGATCTTTGGAGGCGAAAACTATTGCCTTCAAACATTTGTTTACCATCTACAGTTGCCCCACCAAAACGATCTAAGAGTTTTGAGGCAACATTGGTTACCGCTATATTGTTTAGATCCCCTTTTAGATCTCGGTTGGCACTGGGGAAGATTTTTTCTCGCGTCGAAGTGAGGAAACTAGATACTTTACGAGAAAAATCTCTTAGTGCATGGTGGAAACGGGAAAGGGTTGACTTAAGATTGTCTTTGAGGGAACTTTTCGGAACATTGCGCTCGACTTCCCGATTGAGAACCACGATAATAGGTACATTCCCTTGAGATGAATTCCCCAAGGCATTTTCAATTTGAGCCGGCTCGACCCCAAGATTTTGCAACTGCTGTTTCTGCTCTGCTGAAAAAGAAAAATTAGTTGCTTTGCTATCAGGAACATTGGTTCCGACAACCTCAACAGAAGCAGAGGCGACGGGTTTTTCCTCTACTTTTGAATTTTGAGGTGATGTTTCAACTTGAGGGTTTTGTACAGGAATTGCCTCTACTTTTGGATTTTGAGGTGATGTTTTAATTTGAGCAGATTGTACGGGAATTGCCTCTATTTGTGGCTGTTGAGGTGATGTTTCAACTTGAGGGTTTTGTACGGGAATTGTCTCTATTTTTGGATTTTGAGGTGATGTTTCAACTTGAGCAGATTGTACATTTTCTTTGATCTGTGGCTGTTGTGTAGTAGATGTTGGGACAGTTTGAGTGGGTTTAGACACAGTTTTTTGTGCCGTAGGAGTAAGTAAATTCTGTTGGACGACCCCATCTTTAAGCCGAAAAACCTCTTTACCGTCAACGGTAATGGTTACATTTTTATCGAGAGGAATAGAGGCTACTGCTTTTTGCTCGGAGGAAGGCAATTTAATAACTTCTTTAAGATAGCGTAATTGTTCATCCGATAAAGCCAGATTTTCCCGGCTAGGTTCCCAGTTTTGGTTTAAATTAGCCTGATAAGCCACCGAGTCATTAATATCGATCTTGACATTAACAGCCTTTTGTGAAACTTTTAAAGCTTGAAGCAGTTCACGAATTAGAGTAACTGTAGCCGTAGCCCCCGCCGTCATGACGGTATCTTGTGCTTGTTGAATAGCATGACCGCTCTCTTTAGCTTGGTGACGGTCAATAGGAATCAAAGGATTGGACATAATAATTATTGATTAAGTAAATAGTCAATGAGGGAAGCGGAGGGAGCAGGGGGAGCAGGGGGAGCAGAGGGAGCGGAGGGAGCAGGAGGAGCGGAGGGAGTAGGAGGAGCGGAGGAAGCAGAGGAAGAATGAGATATAAAAAATTATTAAACTTATATAAGCTAAATTCCGC belongs to Gloeothece citriformis PCC 7424 and includes:
- a CDS encoding EH signature domain-containing protein, producing MKGFYPSFNLPEVFQIQATELLKVHNISSCKANLNAELPKDILSNSELSFRTIHEIVLDIENGQAEQISALEWIYCIYIKESWDKQYPHKSQTTSEMIWRIAQQNSWLKHRLFWRLALFYSDQTQNCLASSLVNSFSSFQTQDEEDKIALKILSFIRQNSPKDIAHLSWQHLLSPDQLLARYQLFPQLPLVGQALSYVTVQFISNIQSVQKEQVDWLLTCFDKMTKSQQKEEVEKLLSKVSSKVGGKYPNLIAWLSKNYGSTTTNSRWSELSSEAKAALRKWIGAVNYQDFKKLINLLISRLPLETWEQNQLKKRKGFWANYSDRFQRLRILLSPSSAEVLKNEFHHEDVSILVQDNSEPTEICIFDFGDRYIVEFFRGSGSETRLFEANDKIEKELFQSSQLSVKRLRSLQGGETHDHVFCWQRYCEEWLRKNGIYPNEGITYFQGLSRSHNQYNSNRGLPFPSEKDQKKRQYQMIGWWQKIAKLEQEARQYCNAQNSEF
- a CDS encoding OmpA family protein; protein product: MANFPDYEIDAEELEEQDSGVWLSIGDLMSSLLMFFALLFITAQVQLLHKQDELQKYKEAIDQLPVKIIKALNETIPNSGIIVHPETGDVSLDNRILFDEGSASLKPEGKQFLQQFIPIYSQHIFSNTLLDQQIIRVIIEGHTSSKGSDSDNMELSLRRALSVSDYIFSDEINFPTKEKFQKKLLASGRGEIDAEQQTDNPSDRKVMFRFEFRRENLTELLK
- a CDS encoding DinB family protein, with product MITPNYLETMALYNKWQNENLFKMCDELGDEQLHLNRKMFFDSIFKTLNHIINVDETIHFLIHHSTLPKFEPNLILYSRYSELTSARFNFDQKLVKEAQECSQVWLDENLQFWSERLNRNRKVARGFFYVQMFNHQTHHRSQITSELYKIGIDYGSTDLPYNPYYEF
- a CDS encoding type IV secretory system conjugative DNA transfer family protein: MNNHYIAVKPADDPFARAFDNMSRSISPGQGMMLLACLGFVGLLALMGKTGGKKGKLAKGYFGGRSEKSAAKRVALKQMRHKKKNAVSVWVGTPTQNPLGKSPLYLPDAQRGTAVLGAPGTGKTVSVIDQVAISVIEQGFPMILWDFKFPTQTSRLAAYAVKNGYKLHIFAPGYSESEVCNPLEFLKDDTDSMMARQFAEVMNQNFKRSGQTSEDGFFGPAGDQVTEAIMMLARGTEFPDLMMCQALASRTDLAQQIIKQKDKLNPWVLASFGQLISSAQSEKTVSSILATANINFTRFMKADVLPAFCGQTTIPTFLEGKQMLVLGLDREKRDVLAPLIAAILHLLVNRNVSRKRSDPLFLLADEVPTLYLPGLHHWLNENREDGLCTVLGFQNLVQMEKMYGEDLARAIIGGCATKIIFNPQDQDSAKLFSDYLGLKEVKFKQKSKGRSGGKASTNISEQIQTKPLFEASDFLQLPTGRCILLNPHFKRGKSAYIPLLESIDLSNDYQTILKWSETRWDKVRGGLQGRSTQTPITGEDLAARYQLAQNMFPGGKNKGEESELFAAML